One genomic segment of Pseudomonas fortuita includes these proteins:
- a CDS encoding AraC family transcriptional regulator, with the protein MTNTPLATLYQSLDQHRPATLEALLAGVSLLLPILDAIPNAAIFIKDPAARYVLANNTLVQRCGLKRLQPLLGKTSAEVFPAQLGPGYTEQDRRVLKEGRVLEDQLELHLYGSREPGWCLTHKRPLYNQAGEIIGLVGISVDLQSAADSHPAYQRLAAVDEHIRQHFHQPISMGELTRIANISVAQLERYCKRVFHLTPRQMIHKARLEHAHRLLHSDLPITEVAMCCGYTDHSAFSRQFKQLTGFTPRQYRQATSDQVA; encoded by the coding sequence ATGACCAATACCCCCCTGGCAACCCTCTACCAGTCCCTCGACCAGCACCGCCCCGCCACCCTCGAGGCCCTGCTCGCCGGTGTATCGCTGCTGCTGCCGATCCTCGACGCCATCCCCAACGCTGCGATCTTCATCAAGGACCCGGCCGCCCGCTATGTGCTGGCCAACAACACCCTGGTCCAGCGTTGCGGCCTCAAGCGCCTGCAACCGCTACTGGGCAAGACCAGCGCCGAAGTGTTCCCGGCGCAGCTGGGGCCCGGCTACACCGAACAGGACCGCCGGGTGCTCAAGGAAGGCAGGGTGCTGGAGGACCAGCTGGAGCTGCACCTGTACGGCAGCCGCGAGCCTGGTTGGTGCCTGACCCACAAGCGCCCGCTGTACAACCAGGCGGGCGAGATCATCGGCCTGGTTGGCATTTCGGTCGACCTGCAATCAGCCGCCGACAGTCACCCTGCCTATCAACGCCTGGCCGCGGTGGACGAGCATATTCGCCAGCATTTTCACCAGCCGATCAGCATGGGCGAGCTCACCCGTATCGCCAATATTTCCGTGGCCCAGCTGGAGCGCTACTGCAAGCGGGTGTTCCACCTCACGCCCCGGCAGATGATCCACAAGGCGCGCCTGGAGCACGCCCACCGCCTGTTGCATTCGGACCTGCCCATCACCGAAGTGGCAATGTGCTGCGGCTATACCGACCACAGCGCCTTCAGCCGCCAGTTCAAGCAACTGACCGGCTTTACCCCGCGCCAGTACCGCCAGGCAACCAGCGATCAGGTGGCTTGA